Proteins co-encoded in one Salvelinus sp. IW2-2015 linkage group LG17, ASM291031v2, whole genome shotgun sequence genomic window:
- the LOC111976281 gene encoding uncharacterized protein translates to MRKVVLIALLGREQPRRKRRSVWFQRWFKSRKQAGKFHRLIQELRMFGEEFRSYFRLDRSQFDHLLQMVGARIARMDTNYXESIXPVERLXICLRFLATGDSYRTIGFSFRVGRSTVAGIVPSVAQAIWDCLVGEYMPVPKEEACRAIAAEFLERWNFPNCLGSIDGKHVVIQAPPCSGSQFYNYNGTYSVVLLAVVDAIYCFRVVDVGAYSKGSDGGTLRDSAFGQALQDGTLEIPPPASLPGAEDLGPVPHVFVGDEAFPLRPNPMRPYAGRQLPLPKPVRIFNKRLSRARLVVECTFGILAARWRMYWRVLGLSPSNVNACVKATCVLYNYLQRSFQEPLRMEMGMPNGHLPDVTRAGANNAPRQALQVREKLTTYFSSPAGEVPWQYAVE, encoded by the exons atgaggAAGGTGGTCTTGATCGCGCTATTGGGACGGGAACAGCCCCGCcgaaagcgcaggtctgtgtggTTCCAGAGATGGTTCAAGTCCCGAAAGCAGGCAGGGAAGTTCCACCGTCTCATTCAAGAGCTTCGAATGTTTGGAGAGGAATTCCGAAGTTACTTTCGTCTGGACCGAAGCCAGTTCGATCACCTGCTCCAGATGGTTGGAGCCAGGATCGCCCGGATGGATACCAACTACCRGGAGTCCATCWGCCCAGTTGAACGCCTGGYRATTTGTCTCCG attcttggcGACAGGGGACTCCTACAGGACCATTGGATTCAGCTTCCGAGTTGGACGGTCCACGGTGGCAGGCATTGTTCCCTCTGTGGCACAAGCCATTTGGGACTGTCTGGTTGGTGAATACATGCCTGTCCCCAAGGAGGAAGCCTGTAGGGCCATCGCTGCCGAGTTCCTGGAGAGGTGGAATTTCCCCAACTGTCTTGGCTCCATTGACGGGAAACATGTAGTAATCCAGGCTCCACCGTGCTCAGGTTCGCAATTCTACAACTACAATGGTACATATTCAGTTGTACTCTTGGCTGTAGTAGATGCCATCTACTGTTTCCGTGTTGTCGATGTTGGTGCTTACAGCAAGGGAAGTGATGGCGGGACCCTCCGGGACTCTGCCTTCGGCCAGGCACTTCAGGATGGCACCCTGGAGATTCCACCACCTGCATCACTCCCTGGAGCTGAAGACCTGGGACCTGTTCCCCACGTCTTCGTCGGCGACGAGGCCTTCCCTTTAAGACCCAACCCCATGAGGCCCTACGCTGGACGCCAGCTGCCATTACCAAAGCCTGTAAGGATCTTTAACAAACGATTGTCCAGGGCAAGGTTAGTTGTTGAATGCACCTTTGGGATTCTGGCAGCCCGGTGGAGAATGTATTGGAGAGTGCTTGGTCTCAGCCCCTCAAATGTCAATGCCTGCGTGAAGGCCACATGTGTTCTCTATAACTACCTGCAGAGGTCATTCCAGGAGCCGCTCCGGATGGAGATGGGCATGCCAAATGGTCACCTACCTGATGTCACCAGGGCAGGTGCCAACAACGCCCCCAGACAGGCACTCCAGGTGAGGGAGAAGCTGACCACCTACTTCTCATCGCCAGCAGGTGAAGTCCCATGGCAGTATGCCGTGGAGTGA